In Streptomyces sp. P3, one DNA window encodes the following:
- a CDS encoding DEAD/DEAH box helicase, with amino-acid sequence MDSDTLLRVAREFWPGVSRRRLAQLVRDAESLGLVRTSDGVVEACVVADITDSEEGDGRRPGVLRAVVLDVEAAVRPSAQHSGGERRIYQLGAVRLSADAGWVDEAPEFEAWLRLPDPEWEELIRGDQALARYREEVRAAEDVLGAFREWLGDADALVAYNGTAADFGWLDEECSRAGLPVVDGVLRVDALYLAQAVWPWLDSYRLADVAASGGVATQAGRLHDALVDARVTALVVGAAVEVVAGWSEPWWRLVASVGTGSAAWELVASLTDRKPVGGVDDESVAELLAVALHEWGEPVRAPDRESPGLAALTLPAQLLGPGGRVDPHRLAVAVAAGREVEWRPAQQEMARWLGAQVDAGRDGLCEAPTGTGKSLAVLAAALDWLAADPGRRVVISTFTRQLQGQLAGDVMALSRVTPGLESLADVVKGRRNRVSLRALVAALVDAAEAAGGRRAGRIRFVGDVIFREVLVWFVRRLATARGRAQVWSARSVDVQDLPAFLVEYVQALSGGMLALWLASVSQEAEDYRPGSGSPLAPWTDSVGEAVAGHRLVIANHALLQAHAGAFDRSTLLVADEAHALEQAVTVASTAQVDIRVVENLFADTERWAREFQRADVSEFARLLREGQRLLETEAMPRAAQGVFDAVGGEPGRRVATLASPYGGLITVAGARQLLGRLEQLGGWAQAAGREFARLTRLPEVLQAPWWERERAALLIARVGMLAQEAATVVADARAVLGTSPDPVDTTDEAAGDDGDDEPEWDEEPSESTQDLVDEPLQQVLPGLTARTGLANRVVFASEGGEVTAAVTARRYPFSVSSAPIELSGDPQWHRVRSGFGRILYVSATLTVAGSWAFVRQRLGLGSEVDGIALPSPFDASRQARLLCLADFPSWAEHPQAAHRTVAHQLAGYAREVVRERHGAFEHGALVLTTSTAAAEAVSERLSEQLAVDGASLPLAVAPLLGNARAAREFHDLGGFCVATRGMWQGVDFPARRLGLVWINKLPFAPFADPIIAARRAAAAERARAAGVADPEAAATREYYLPLAAMDLRQAVGRLLRSVDHRGVVVISDRKLAGTTALRRAYRQVFLESLDQGLLTADPLTGEAAGGNIVTMAEGWEIIWRFLAEQGRLDASRAEELCTPQALEEHTLLPATRLIRQAGLSPEEVVRAREDGTLPSLLAERCEAVAGHLRFQDGPMTLKPEQHAVFRAVGENRDVLALLPTGFGKSYTFQLPALVLPGVTVVVSPLVALMADQALELSSAVGGAVRALVGPMAESNSRSGKTEVAEELRGTGRHGIKLVYVSPERLADRRFADLLRQAARTGVLERVAVDEAHTFVQWGDDFRPGFRRVEVLLRELRERFGVRVTAVTATANRQVRAGLREGLFGLESTAAGDETLVTVQASPLRPELAVYRRTMRSGGPQAVAGLAERVAEACEDHAIFYCLTVKEVEALYAHLREFAVQGSQRVRRFHGRLSEAEKAAVLTEFKEAPGPGEDGFAPLLIVATSAFGLGINRRDIRCVFVVSPPTDLSALYQQLGRAGRDQAGRAQNEVDAPSTGMALGTGRGLRTVAWLAAQGLSPDVLRRLGQSVLRAGASGILDPERLAADCMAADLQAGLLPAQQAQQMAVWDTYRTSVVRALAVLASLDALTDLGDFPERVRITPIPSALRAVGSEWGPAAAVVGDLAEQRPGSHQVTDVYALLQDSAAGPVVPDPAAAWTALAALHDLGVVDVSQAGNRRTLTAVRVPDGTALPDTFDARMRAARERARQDLADLRDWYSAADCATEAFSVYFTGSPLGGDGHVCATSATRCSACWATDVSAAKTPRLLQALNTPRPRPAVHRDSEPYRRAADQWIYALLWDNYRGLTRAMIRRVLRGEETYLSRKDGVRRPLWPRLLYHRLRGVDPGIHSSDVLAALQRLHADDHVLPTEDGALWRLRRYAEHSPQEV; translated from the coding sequence ATGGACTCTGACACCCTGCTGCGCGTTGCCCGCGAGTTCTGGCCCGGGGTGAGTCGCCGACGTCTGGCTCAACTGGTCCGCGACGCCGAGAGCCTGGGGCTTGTAAGGACAAGTGATGGGGTCGTCGAGGCATGTGTGGTGGCCGACATCACGGACTCGGAAGAGGGGGACGGGCGCAGACCAGGCGTGTTACGAGCGGTGGTGCTGGATGTCGAGGCCGCGGTCCGGCCCAGTGCCCAGCATTCCGGTGGGGAGCGGCGGATCTACCAGCTCGGTGCGGTGCGGCTGTCCGCCGATGCCGGATGGGTGGACGAGGCACCGGAGTTCGAGGCATGGCTGCGTCTGCCCGATCCGGAATGGGAGGAGCTGATCCGCGGCGATCAGGCCCTGGCCCGGTATCGGGAGGAAGTCCGGGCAGCCGAGGATGTGTTGGGCGCCTTTCGGGAGTGGCTCGGGGACGCCGACGCGCTGGTGGCGTACAACGGCACGGCCGCGGACTTCGGCTGGCTCGACGAGGAGTGCTCTCGGGCAGGGCTCCCCGTGGTCGATGGTGTGCTGCGGGTGGACGCGCTGTACCTGGCACAGGCGGTGTGGCCGTGGCTGGACTCCTACCGGCTCGCTGATGTGGCCGCGTCGGGAGGAGTTGCGACGCAGGCCGGGCGGCTGCATGACGCTCTCGTGGATGCCCGGGTGACCGCACTGGTCGTGGGGGCGGCGGTGGAGGTCGTGGCCGGCTGGTCGGAACCGTGGTGGCGGCTGGTGGCGTCCGTCGGGACGGGATCCGCCGCGTGGGAGCTGGTGGCGTCGCTGACGGACCGGAAGCCGGTCGGGGGCGTGGACGACGAGAGCGTCGCCGAGTTGCTGGCGGTTGCACTGCACGAGTGGGGCGAGCCGGTCCGCGCGCCGGACCGAGAGAGTCCGGGCCTGGCCGCTCTCACGCTTCCGGCTCAACTCCTGGGTCCTGGCGGTCGGGTGGACCCGCACCGGCTCGCTGTGGCCGTCGCGGCGGGCAGGGAGGTGGAGTGGCGGCCGGCGCAGCAGGAGATGGCACGGTGGCTCGGCGCACAGGTCGACGCCGGGCGGGACGGGTTGTGCGAGGCTCCGACGGGGACCGGCAAGAGTCTGGCCGTGCTGGCGGCGGCTCTGGACTGGTTGGCGGCCGACCCTGGCCGACGGGTGGTGATCTCGACCTTCACCCGCCAGCTGCAGGGGCAGTTGGCGGGTGATGTGATGGCCCTGTCTCGGGTGACGCCGGGGTTGGAGTCGCTCGCTGATGTGGTGAAGGGCCGGCGCAATCGCGTGTCGTTACGGGCGCTGGTGGCCGCGCTCGTGGATGCGGCCGAGGCGGCTGGCGGGCGTCGGGCGGGCCGTATTCGCTTCGTCGGCGACGTGATCTTCCGTGAAGTGCTGGTGTGGTTCGTACGTCGCTTGGCGACTGCGCGGGGGCGGGCGCAGGTGTGGTCGGCGCGCAGTGTGGACGTACAGGATCTGCCGGCGTTCCTGGTGGAGTACGTGCAGGCCTTGTCCGGCGGGATGTTGGCGCTGTGGCTGGCGAGTGTGAGCCAGGAGGCGGAGGACTACCGGCCTGGTTCGGGTTCGCCGCTCGCGCCGTGGACGGACTCGGTGGGCGAGGCCGTGGCCGGGCATCGACTTGTGATCGCGAACCATGCGTTGTTGCAGGCGCATGCCGGTGCCTTCGACCGTTCGACCCTGCTGGTGGCCGATGAGGCACACGCGTTGGAGCAGGCGGTAACCGTGGCGTCGACGGCGCAGGTCGACATCCGCGTGGTGGAGAACCTTTTCGCCGACACGGAGCGGTGGGCCCGGGAGTTCCAACGCGCCGATGTCTCGGAGTTCGCGAGGCTGCTGCGCGAAGGGCAACGGCTGCTGGAGACCGAGGCGATGCCCCGTGCGGCGCAGGGGGTCTTCGACGCGGTGGGAGGCGAACCGGGACGGCGCGTCGCGACTTTGGCGAGTCCGTACGGGGGGCTCATCACGGTGGCCGGGGCACGTCAGCTGCTGGGGCGCCTTGAGCAGCTGGGCGGCTGGGCTCAGGCAGCGGGCCGGGAGTTCGCGCGGCTGACGCGGCTGCCGGAGGTACTGCAGGCGCCGTGGTGGGAACGCGAACGTGCCGCACTGCTCATCGCGCGTGTAGGGATGCTGGCGCAGGAGGCCGCGACGGTGGTGGCCGACGCTCGCGCTGTGCTGGGGACGTCCCCGGACCCGGTGGACACCACGGACGAGGCGGCTGGTGATGACGGAGACGACGAACCGGAGTGGGACGAGGAGCCCTCGGAGAGCACGCAAGACTTGGTGGACGAGCCGCTGCAACAGGTTCTGCCCGGGCTGACGGCGAGAACAGGTCTGGCGAATCGAGTGGTCTTCGCGAGCGAGGGCGGCGAGGTGACCGCCGCGGTGACGGCGCGCCGCTACCCCTTCTCGGTCTCCTCCGCACCGATCGAACTGAGCGGGGATCCGCAGTGGCACCGGGTGCGCAGTGGCTTCGGCCGCATCCTCTATGTGTCGGCGACCCTCACGGTCGCGGGGTCCTGGGCCTTCGTGCGGCAACGTCTCGGCCTGGGCAGTGAGGTGGATGGGATCGCGCTGCCGAGTCCGTTCGACGCCTCCCGGCAGGCCCGGCTGCTGTGTCTCGCGGATTTCCCGAGCTGGGCCGAGCATCCGCAGGCCGCCCACCGTACGGTGGCGCACCAGTTGGCGGGCTACGCGCGTGAGGTGGTTCGTGAACGGCACGGGGCCTTCGAACACGGTGCGCTGGTGCTGACGACGTCTACGGCGGCGGCGGAGGCGGTATCGGAGCGACTGTCGGAGCAACTGGCTGTGGACGGCGCTTCACTGCCGCTGGCGGTGGCGCCGCTGCTGGGCAACGCGAGAGCGGCCAGGGAGTTCCATGACCTGGGAGGCTTCTGCGTCGCCACGCGCGGCATGTGGCAGGGAGTCGACTTCCCCGCACGGCGGCTGGGCCTGGTATGGATCAATAAACTTCCGTTCGCACCCTTCGCGGACCCGATCATCGCCGCTCGGCGCGCGGCAGCCGCGGAACGGGCGAGGGCAGCAGGGGTGGCCGACCCCGAGGCAGCCGCTACGCGTGAGTACTACCTGCCGTTGGCGGCGATGGACCTGCGCCAGGCCGTGGGACGGCTACTGCGCTCGGTGGACCACCGGGGTGTCGTCGTGATCAGCGACCGGAAACTGGCCGGGACGACCGCCCTGCGCCGCGCCTACCGCCAGGTCTTTCTGGAGTCGCTGGATCAGGGACTGCTCACAGCCGATCCGCTCACGGGCGAGGCGGCGGGCGGGAACATCGTGACGATGGCTGAGGGATGGGAGATCATCTGGCGCTTTCTTGCCGAGCAGGGGCGCCTGGACGCCTCGCGCGCAGAGGAGTTGTGCACACCGCAGGCGTTGGAGGAGCACACGTTGCTGCCTGCCACGCGTCTGATTCGCCAGGCAGGGCTCAGTCCCGAGGAAGTTGTGCGTGCCCGCGAGGACGGGACGCTCCCTTCCCTGCTGGCCGAGCGTTGCGAGGCGGTCGCCGGACACCTGCGCTTCCAAGACGGCCCGATGACGTTGAAGCCCGAGCAGCATGCCGTGTTCCGCGCGGTGGGGGAGAACCGGGATGTGCTGGCACTGCTGCCCACGGGGTTCGGAAAGTCGTACACCTTCCAGCTGCCGGCGCTGGTCCTGCCTGGCGTGACCGTGGTGGTCTCGCCGTTGGTGGCGCTGATGGCGGACCAGGCACTGGAGCTGTCGTCCGCGGTTGGCGGCGCGGTGCGGGCGCTGGTCGGTCCCATGGCGGAATCAAACAGCCGCAGCGGGAAGACCGAGGTCGCTGAGGAACTCCGCGGGACCGGTCGGCACGGCATCAAGCTGGTGTACGTCTCCCCGGAGCGACTCGCCGATCGACGTTTCGCGGATCTGCTGAGGCAGGCCGCGCGCACCGGTGTTCTGGAGCGGGTGGCAGTAGACGAGGCGCACACGTTCGTGCAGTGGGGTGACGACTTCCGTCCGGGGTTCCGCCGCGTGGAGGTGTTGCTCCGCGAGTTGCGAGAGCGGTTCGGGGTGCGGGTCACGGCGGTGACCGCGACGGCGAACCGGCAGGTTCGAGCCGGTCTCCGGGAGGGACTGTTCGGCCTGGAGAGCACGGCGGCGGGCGATGAGACTCTGGTGACGGTGCAGGCATCACCGCTCCGGCCCGAACTGGCGGTCTATCGACGGACGATGCGGTCGGGCGGCCCTCAAGCCGTCGCCGGTCTCGCCGAGCGGGTCGCAGAAGCGTGCGAGGACCATGCGATCTTCTACTGCCTGACGGTGAAGGAGGTCGAGGCGCTCTACGCCCATCTGCGCGAGTTCGCTGTCCAGGGCAGCCAGCGCGTGAGGCGCTTCCACGGCAGGCTGTCAGAGGCGGAGAAGGCCGCGGTGCTCACGGAGTTCAAGGAAGCGCCGGGCCCCGGCGAGGACGGGTTCGCGCCGCTGCTGATCGTCGCGACGAGTGCCTTCGGGCTGGGGATTAACCGCCGCGACATCCGTTGTGTGTTCGTGGTGTCGCCGCCCACGGACTTGTCGGCGCTCTACCAGCAGCTCGGTCGGGCGGGCCGGGACCAGGCCGGGCGAGCGCAGAACGAGGTCGACGCCCCGTCGACCGGTATGGCACTCGGAACGGGGCGCGGGCTACGGACCGTGGCCTGGCTGGCAGCCCAGGGCCTGTCACCCGATGTACTGCGCCGACTGGGCCAGTCGGTGCTGCGAGCCGGTGCCTCCGGGATCCTCGACCCGGAGCGGCTCGCAGCCGACTGCATGGCCGCCGACCTCCAGGCGGGCCTGCTGCCGGCTCAGCAGGCTCAGCAGATGGCCGTGTGGGATACATACCGCACTTCCGTGGTACGCGCGCTTGCCGTCCTGGCCTCGCTGGACGCGCTCACCGACTTGGGTGACTTCCCCGAGCGCGTGCGGATCACGCCGATACCCAGCGCACTCCGCGCCGTCGGCTCCGAATGGGGCCCGGCCGCGGCGGTAGTCGGCGATCTCGCCGAGCAGAGGCCCGGAAGCCACCAGGTGACCGATGTGTACGCGCTCCTTCAGGACAGCGCAGCGGGTCCGGTAGTGCCCGACCCCGCCGCCGCGTGGACCGCGCTCGCGGCCCTGCACGACCTGGGCGTCGTCGACGTCTCCCAGGCCGGTAACCGGCGCACGCTGACGGCGGTTCGGGTACCCGACGGCACGGCTCTGCCGGACACCTTCGACGCCCGCATGCGCGCCGCCCGTGAACGCGCACGCCAGGACCTCGCCGACCTGCGCGACTGGTACAGCGCCGCCGACTGCGCGACCGAGGCGTTCAGCGTCTACTTCACCGGCAGCCCGCTCGGTGGCGACGGGCACGTGTGCGCGACCTCGGCGACCCGTTGCTCGGCCTGCTGGGCCACCGACGTCTCTGCCGCGAAGACACCGCGGCTGCTGCAGGCCTTGAACACCCCGCGGCCGCGCCCGGCAGTGCACCGTGACAGCGAACCCTACCGGCGCGCGGCCGACCAGTGGATCTACGCCTTGCTCTGGGACAACTACCGAGGCCTGACACGGGCGATGATCCGCCGGGTGCTGCGCGGCGAGGAGACCTACCTCTCCCGCAAGGACGGTGTTCGCAGACCGCTGTGGCCCCGCCTGCTGTACCACCGACTGCGCGGTGTGGATCCCGGCATCCACTCATCGGACGTACTCGCGGCCCTCCAACGCCTCCATGCGGACGACCATGTACTGCCCACAGAGGACGGGGCCCTGTGGCGGCTGCGCCGCTACGCCGAGCACTCGCCGCAGGAGGTGTGA